From Chloroflexota bacterium, one genomic window encodes:
- a CDS encoding DAK2 domain-containing protein yields the protein MDSAPKNQIDGTRLLAVFRAAAAWFSQNVATVNALNVFPVPDGDTGTNMNLTLTAALKDVQNDASVAVVAERVYRGALMGARGNSGVILSQILRGLSQGMAGQQVCTPKILVTALEQAATTAYKAVIKPVEGTMLTVIRETSEAARAGFQPEMNWHEVLDLIVKGARVSVDNTPNLMKMLRDAGVVDAGGEGLYLLFEGARAFARGEQLEQRVAPVDQLAMAFDDIHSDDDFGYCTNFMIQGENIPYEDVRNTIAEMGTSVVAVGDERLVKVHLHTLRPGDALNYAVQWGSLGAIEITNMDKQRSDLHAAQAQQASQPARVKLDEPVSDVGVVAVAPGQGFRVLFESLNVGEVVTGGQTMNPSIQDLVTAIDKLPQPEVIVLPNNSNVILAAQQAQQVTNKVVHVIPTKTVPQGMAAMFAFNYAVGASDNVQAMSRAIKDITTAEITTAVRDATVNDVEVRDGQTIGLLNGALVESGDQPDEVIDRILARMDLDDHEIVTIYYGEQCSAEQAEALAHKINATYPALDVEVQNGGQPFYDYILSAE from the coding sequence GTGGACAGCGCACCGAAGAATCAAATTGATGGCACGCGGCTGTTGGCGGTATTCCGCGCAGCCGCCGCATGGTTTAGCCAGAATGTGGCGACTGTCAACGCCCTAAATGTGTTTCCTGTGCCCGATGGCGATACCGGAACCAACATGAACCTTACGCTGACAGCCGCCCTCAAGGATGTTCAGAATGATGCCTCAGTCGCCGTGGTGGCTGAACGGGTCTATCGCGGGGCTTTGATGGGCGCTCGCGGTAACTCGGGCGTGATTCTTTCGCAAATTCTGCGCGGGCTTTCGCAGGGCATGGCCGGCCAGCAGGTTTGTACGCCTAAAATTCTGGTAACTGCGCTCGAACAGGCTGCTACCACTGCCTACAAGGCGGTGATCAAGCCGGTCGAGGGCACGATGCTTACCGTTATTCGCGAAACCAGCGAAGCCGCTCGCGCCGGATTTCAGCCCGAAATGAATTGGCATGAAGTGCTGGATTTAATTGTTAAAGGTGCGCGAGTTTCGGTCGATAATACGCCCAACCTCATGAAAATGTTACGTGATGCAGGGGTGGTTGATGCTGGCGGCGAGGGCTTGTATCTGCTCTTCGAGGGCGCACGTGCCTTTGCCCGTGGCGAACAACTCGAACAACGCGTTGCACCCGTCGATCAGTTAGCGATGGCGTTTGACGACATTCATAGCGATGATGATTTTGGCTATTGCACCAACTTTATGATCCAAGGCGAAAATATCCCTTACGAAGATGTGCGCAACACGATTGCCGAAATGGGCACATCGGTGGTGGCGGTCGGCGATGAGCGCTTGGTCAAGGTGCATTTGCACACGTTGCGGCCTGGCGATGCACTGAATTATGCCGTGCAATGGGGCAGCCTTGGGGCAATTGAAATCACCAATATGGATAAACAGCGCAGCGATCTGCATGCGGCCCAAGCCCAACAAGCCAGCCAACCAGCCCGCGTCAAGCTCGACGAGCCAGTTAGCGATGTTGGGGTGGTCGCAGTTGCGCCAGGCCAAGGCTTCCGCGTGCTGTTCGAATCATTAAATGTGGGCGAGGTGGTCACTGGCGGCCAAACCATGAATCCTTCGATTCAAGATTTGGTCACGGCGATCGATAAGTTGCCGCAGCCAGAGGTAATTGTGTTGCCCAATAATAGCAACGTGATTTTGGCGGCGCAACAAGCCCAGCAAGTAACCAATAAAGTTGTGCATGTGATTCCAACCAAAACCGTGCCTCAAGGTATGGCGGCGATGTTTGCCTTTAATTATGCGGTTGGCGCAAGCGATAATGTGCAGGCCATGAGCCGCGCGATCAAAGATATTACCACGGCAGAAATTACCACCGCCGTGCGCGATGCTACCGTTAATGATGTTGAAGTGCGCGACGGCCAAACGATTGGCTTGCTCAATGGCGCACTGGTTGAATCTGGCGATCAGCCCGACGAAGTGATTGATCGCATTTTAGCACGGATGGATTTAGACGATCATGAGATCGTTACCATCTATTATGGCGAACAATGTTCGGCGGAACAGGCTGAAGCACTAGCCCACAAAATCAATGCGACCTACCCGGCGCTTGATGTTGAGGTGCAAAACGGCGGACAACCATTTTATGATTACATTCTCTCTGCGGAGTGA
- the rpmB gene encoding 50S ribosomal protein L28 yields MAVCQMTGKKRSFGHNVSHAKNRTNRSWKPNIQWAMVEVNGQMKRMKVSTRYIRTMYKDR; encoded by the coding sequence ATGGCAGTCTGCCAAATGACGGGGAAAAAGCGCTCCTTCGGCCACAATGTGAGCCACGCTAAAAACCGCACCAACCGCTCATGGAAACCAAATATCCAATGGGCTATGGTTGAAGTTAATGGCCAAATGAAGCGAATGAAAGTTAGCACCCGCTATATTCGCACCATGTACAAAGATCGCTAA
- the apbC gene encoding iron-sulfur cluster carrier protein ApbC produces MGLFGKRADAPTQEAVLAALATVQEPELGGNLVARKMIKELNIDGGRVVVLIDLTTPACPFKEQLANDVRAALAQVPGVSEIEVDFTATVRSYNGIPDKARVPGVSHILAVASGKGGVGKSTVAVNLAVALAQEGANVGLLDADIYGPSAPLMTGARGKPGITENQKIAPLEAHGIKIISVGYFVDDSQPLVWRGPMISSMLRQFLFEVDWGQLDYLIVDLPPGTGDIQLTLAQSIPLSGSVVVTTPQDVALADAIKGVEMFRKLNVPILGIVENMSYFIAPDTGKRYDIFGHGGARTASSKLGVPFLGEIPLGMPIREGGDTGQPAVTQSAKDAYADSFRDVARTLAGRISIETMVAA; encoded by the coding sequence ATGGGCTTGTTTGGGAAACGGGCGGATGCGCCAACACAAGAGGCAGTCTTGGCTGCCCTTGCAACGGTGCAAGAGCCAGAACTCGGCGGCAATTTAGTTGCCCGCAAAATGATCAAAGAGCTTAACATTGATGGCGGACGAGTGGTAGTCCTGATCGATCTCACCACGCCAGCATGTCCATTCAAGGAACAACTGGCCAACGATGTGCGAGCGGCTTTGGCTCAAGTGCCAGGCGTGAGCGAAATCGAGGTCGATTTTACCGCGACTGTACGATCATACAATGGGATTCCCGATAAAGCCCGGGTTCCCGGGGTAAGTCATATTTTGGCGGTAGCTTCGGGCAAAGGCGGCGTAGGCAAATCGACAGTTGCCGTCAACTTGGCCGTTGCTTTGGCCCAAGAAGGCGCAAACGTTGGCTTGCTCGATGCCGATATTTATGGGCCAAGCGCTCCCTTGATGACTGGCGCACGCGGCAAACCAGGCATTACCGAAAATCAAAAAATTGCCCCGCTCGAAGCCCACGGCATCAAAATCATTTCGGTAGGCTATTTTGTTGATGATAGCCAGCCCTTGGTTTGGCGCGGGCCGATGATTTCATCGATGTTGCGTCAATTTTTGTTCGAGGTCGATTGGGGTCAGCTTGATTATTTGATCGTCGATTTGCCGCCTGGCACTGGCGATATTCAACTCACATTGGCCCAATCAATTCCACTTTCTGGCTCGGTTGTGGTAACGACACCACAAGATGTAGCCCTTGCTGATGCGATTAAAGGCGTTGAGATGTTCCGCAAGTTGAATGTACCCATCTTGGGGATTGTCGAGAACATGAGCTACTTTATCGCACCTGACACTGGCAAGCGCTACGATATTTTTGGCCATGGCGGCGCACGAACCGCTAGCAGCAAATTGGGTGTACCATTCTTAGGTGAAATACCTTTGGGTATGCCAATTCGCGAAGGCGGCGATACTGGCCAACCAGCGGTCACCCAAAGCGCCAAAGATGCCTATGCTGATTCGTTCCGTGATGTTGCTCGCACTTTAGCAGGCCGCATCAGTATTGAAACCATGGTGGCGGCCTAG
- the moaA gene encoding GTP 3',8-cyclase MoaA, with translation MMPIELLEQPQTLQTRSNAPAHDAHGRRINYLRISLTDRCNFRCFYCMPEWGMQFAPKPELLTNAELIRLVQIMAQTGFEKIRLTGGEPTLRRDLVSLVEAIANTPGISEVSMTTNALLLAPIAQQLADAGLKRVNISIDSLNPESFRKITRGGDLARVWAGIEAAEQAGLTPLKLNCVVVRGVNDHEVLDLARLTIDKPWQMRFIEVMPLVGVADVADNGVVPSNQLIAQIEAEFGLDFLGWYGADPARTYQIPGAQGKIGFISSISDPFCATCNRMRLTADGKLHLCLLRDNELDLRAALRGSGSDEELEALIRHAVWIKPWGHGLPDGVKPTVRGMSELGG, from the coding sequence ATGATGCCGATTGAATTGTTGGAACAACCTCAAACCCTGCAAACGCGCAGCAATGCCCCCGCCCACGATGCTCACGGGCGGCGGATTAATTACCTGCGGATTTCATTAACCGACCGCTGCAATTTTCGCTGCTTTTATTGTATGCCTGAATGGGGTATGCAGTTTGCGCCCAAACCCGAACTACTCACCAATGCTGAGTTGATTCGTTTGGTGCAGATTATGGCTCAAACTGGCTTTGAAAAAATTCGCCTGACTGGTGGCGAGCCAACCTTACGCCGCGATTTGGTCAGCCTAGTCGAGGCGATTGCCAATACCCCAGGCATTAGCGAAGTTTCGATGACCACCAATGCCTTATTATTGGCTCCGATCGCCCAGCAATTGGCCGATGCTGGCCTCAAGCGAGTTAATATCAGCATCGATTCGCTCAACCCCGAAAGCTTCCGCAAAATCACGCGTGGCGGCGATTTGGCACGAGTTTGGGCTGGCATCGAAGCCGCCGAGCAGGCTGGGCTGACTCCATTAAAACTCAATTGTGTGGTTGTGCGTGGAGTTAACGATCATGAGGTGCTCGATTTGGCGCGGCTGACGATCGATAAACCTTGGCAAATGCGCTTTATCGAGGTCATGCCGTTGGTTGGTGTAGCCGATGTTGCCGATAATGGGGTTGTACCCAGCAACCAATTAATTGCGCAAATTGAGGCTGAATTTGGCCTCGATTTTCTTGGTTGGTATGGCGCAGATCCCGCCCGCACCTATCAAATTCCTGGGGCACAAGGCAAAATTGGTTTTATTAGCTCAATTAGCGACCCGTTTTGTGCCACCTGCAACCGCATGCGGCTCACCGCTGATGGCAAATTACACCTGTGTTTGCTACGCGATAATGAGCTTGATCTCCGAGCGGCGCTCCGTGGCAGCGGCAGCGACGAAGAGCTAGAAGCCTTGATCCGCCATGCCGTCTGGATCAAACCATGGGGCCATGGCCTGCCTGATGGAGTTAAGCCAACCGTTCGCGGTATGTCGGAGTTGGGTGGTTAA
- a CDS encoding DegV family protein: MAIIVTDSTADIPAGLAAENDIHVIPLTVNFDAESFADGVEITHDQFYARLVESTNLPTTSQPSVGAFEQLYRAIGNDEPIISIHIAGKLSGTIRSAQQAAELLPDFDIRVIDVQSTTMSQGWAALLAARAAKEGKSADEIVALVHSIVERTRLLAALDTLRYLEKGGRIGKTRALLGTLLNVKPIIDVRDGEVKPFEQVRSKKKAVARLIEEARSMAPFEELAVLYSRNEAEAREFAQSLNEIFPADRIVLAEIGAVVGTHIGPGALGFTGVRKNK; the protein is encoded by the coding sequence GTGGCGATTATTGTAACCGACAGCACTGCTGATATTCCCGCTGGTTTGGCAGCAGAAAACGACATTCATGTGATTCCATTGACGGTTAATTTCGATGCCGAATCGTTTGCCGATGGTGTGGAAATTACCCATGATCAATTTTATGCCCGCCTGGTTGAAAGCACCAATTTGCCCACAACCTCGCAGCCTTCAGTCGGCGCGTTCGAGCAACTATATCGGGCGATTGGCAACGATGAGCCAATTATCTCGATTCATATTGCTGGCAAATTGAGCGGCACAATTCGCTCAGCCCAGCAAGCAGCCGAGTTATTGCCCGATTTTGATATTCGGGTGATCGATGTGCAAAGCACCACCATGTCGCAAGGTTGGGCGGCCTTATTAGCTGCTCGCGCCGCCAAAGAAGGCAAATCGGCTGACGAAATTGTGGCCTTAGTGCATAGTATCGTCGAGCGCACCCGCTTGTTGGCAGCCTTGGATACCTTGCGCTACCTCGAAAAGGGTGGGCGCATCGGCAAAACTCGTGCTTTGCTGGGTACACTGCTGAATGTTAAGCCGATTATCGATGTGCGTGATGGCGAAGTAAAACCGTTCGAGCAAGTGCGCAGCAAGAAAAAAGCTGTGGCCCGCTTGATCGAAGAAGCACGTAGCATGGCTCCATTTGAAGAATTAGCGGTGCTCTATTCACGCAACGAAGCTGAAGCCCGCGAATTTGCCCAAAGCCTCAACGAGATTTTCCCCGCTGATCGAATTGTGTTGGCCGAAATTGGCGCGGTCGTGGGAACCCACATCGGCCCCGGCGCACTTGGCTTCACTGGTGTACGTAAAAATAAATAA
- a CDS encoding Asp23/Gls24 family envelope stress response protein: MNEKTSLANVRQNDAGRIEVHSRAIATVVAGAVVRCYGVVGMAPRNLRDSVAHVLRPEDQYKGIDVQVSTEAITVDLFVIIEYGTRIATVARNIMESVQYAVVHALGEANITVNVHVQGLRIEQADKEPKDVTEGQPSRWRRFGVMGGLRGQRTEESN; the protein is encoded by the coding sequence GTGAACGAGAAAACAAGTCTCGCGAATGTGCGCCAAAATGACGCTGGACGCATCGAGGTACATTCTCGCGCCATTGCTACTGTGGTAGCCGGGGCGGTAGTACGGTGCTACGGTGTTGTGGGCATGGCCCCGCGCAACTTACGCGATAGTGTCGCCCATGTTTTGCGACCAGAAGATCAATATAAAGGGATTGACGTTCAAGTGAGTACCGAGGCAATTACGGTCGATCTGTTTGTGATCATCGAGTATGGCACGCGGATTGCCACAGTTGCCCGTAATATTATGGAAAGTGTCCAATATGCGGTGGTCCATGCACTTGGCGAGGCCAATATCACGGTCAATGTGCATGTCCAAGGCTTGCGGATCGAACAAGCTGATAAAGAACCAAAAGATGTAACCGAAGGCCAGCCCAGCCGCTGGCGACGTTTTGGCGTAATGGGAGGTCTGCGTGGACAGCGCACCGAAGAATCAAATTGA
- a CDS encoding SRPBCC family protein — protein MPNPLRISANELVSTDQSTTFDYVCHFENNREWWLPVTYTQHLSGEGVGAMYEEHAKVAGIPMKMQLKVYHYNPPQQIKFTISSALMQSDMDYQFLVEPTGTRIIISTAIDFKWFLRPFAPLMRSALIKEASQHLGVLKSVLAQKFSHSINK, from the coding sequence ATGCCAAATCCATTACGCATCAGCGCCAACGAATTGGTCAGCACCGATCAATCGACAACCTTTGACTATGTATGCCATTTTGAAAACAACCGCGAATGGTGGTTGCCAGTCACCTATACCCAACATCTCAGCGGCGAAGGCGTTGGCGCAATGTATGAGGAGCACGCCAAAGTTGCGGGCATTCCCATGAAAATGCAGTTAAAGGTGTATCACTACAACCCACCGCAGCAAATTAAATTCACGATTAGCTCGGCATTGATGCAATCGGATATGGATTATCAGTTTTTAGTTGAGCCAACAGGCACTCGCATCATCATTAGCACAGCGATTGATTTCAAATGGTTTTTACGCCCATTTGCCCCACTGATGCGTTCAGCCTTGATCAAAGAAGCCAGCCAACATTTAGGCGTACTCAAAAGCGTTTTGGCCCAAAAATTCAGCCACTCAATCAACAAATAA
- a CDS encoding DegV family protein gives MARVKIITDSTADIPPALAQELNITVIPIYVHFGDQTLRAGIDISNEQFYRRMAEGGPYPYTTAPAPGVFEQYYRQFSREYDGVFSIHLSNRFGGVVKSATIARDKLPASLTRVEVIDSTSTSLGLGMVAIAAARAALDGASIDEVHRVVMQTIQLTHVVFFVDSIDYLERSGRLSQASAMLGSMQRIKPLLILDDGEIVPYDRTRTRAKAIEGLFTFIEDFPKVEQVAIMHSTTPDDVEKLLEKIDPIYPRDQVMIVEYGPALGAHLGPNAMGVVVYEGME, from the coding sequence ATGGCGCGAGTAAAGATTATTACCGATAGCACTGCTGATATTCCACCAGCACTTGCACAAGAGCTGAATATCACCGTTATTCCAATCTATGTGCATTTTGGTGATCAGACGTTGCGAGCTGGGATCGACATTAGCAACGAGCAGTTTTATCGGCGGATGGCCGAGGGTGGGCCGTATCCTTATACGACCGCACCAGCACCAGGAGTGTTTGAACAGTATTATCGTCAATTTTCCCGTGAATATGACGGGGTATTTTCAATTCACTTGTCGAATCGATTCGGTGGCGTGGTTAAATCGGCGACGATTGCCCGCGATAAATTGCCAGCTTCGCTGACCCGCGTTGAGGTGATTGATAGTACCTCGACTTCGCTGGGCTTGGGCATGGTGGCGATAGCCGCGGCGCGGGCAGCGCTCGACGGAGCCTCAATTGATGAAGTGCATCGCGTTGTCATGCAAACTATTCAATTGACTCATGTGGTGTTTTTTGTTGATTCAATTGATTATCTCGAACGCAGCGGACGGTTATCCCAAGCCTCAGCCATGCTTGGCTCGATGCAACGGATCAAGCCGTTGTTAATTCTTGATGATGGTGAAATTGTGCCCTATGATCGCACCCGCACCCGAGCTAAAGCGATTGAAGGCTTATTTACCTTTATTGAAGATTTCCCCAAGGTCGAACAAGTAGCAATTATGCACAGCACCACGCCCGATGATGTTGAGAAATTGCTCGAAAAGATCGATCCAATCTATCCGCGTGATCAAGTTATGATTGTCGAGTATGGGCCGGCACTTGGGGCGCACCTCGGGCCAAATGCCATGGGTGTGGTGGTCTACGAAGGCATGGAATAG